The nucleotide window GCTTGATCTTGCCCTTATGCACATAGAACACGGCATCAGCCGGATCACCTTGCGAGAACAGGGTTTTCTTCGCCCGAAACGCGATCGTGGTTCGCCCGGCCTCGACCTTTTCAAGAAAAGCCCCGGGCTTGAATTGATGGGAGTTCGTCTTCGAGGAGGATCTCTTCATTTTCATGGCTGGTCTCGGCGTTCGCCCCTCCCACCGCCTGGGCGTGCCCGGGCGATATGCACATCCCTATTATACACGATGGATTGTCCGGATCCCACGGCACGTGGTCCGGCTCGCCGGCTCGCCCGACGCGCACATCAGGGCGCCATGATCAGCGCCTCCCGGAGAATCGCGGAGAGGGCTGCCCTGATCCTCCGCTCCCTTGACTGTTTCCGCCGTCGCAATTTCCCGGACGGTTTCAGCCTCTTTATTCTTCGCACCCGCTTCACGCCGCGCCTCCATCATCCATGTTCGTCATGTCCCGCCAGGCCACGGCCGACCACGAACCACTCAGACCCTACCGGTTCGGCCGGCCTGATCTGCGCCCTTCATCTGCGCCATCAGGGCCGCGATCCGGTCTTGCGACGCAGCGGCGGCCCCGAACGCAAGGCCGCCGCCGTTGCTGGAAGGTATCGAGGCGCGCGGCGAGCCGCGCGCCGTTAAGAAATTCTGATCGTCATTCAATTCCACCAACCTGGCATCCTCGGTCATGATCGACAAACCCCTCAGCGTCCTTGTCGCTTCCCGTGCTATGCCGCCGCGTTCCGTCTTCCAAAGACCAACCGCATCAGCCAAAGGACCACGACGGCCCCCACAAAGGCGACGACGATCGAGCCGATGTTCACTCCCGTGGCTCCGGGGTGCCCGAAGTAGTTGAAGATCCATCCCCCGACGAGGGCGCCGATGACACCGATCACCAGATCTCCGAGAACGCCACCAGGCCCCTCCCCCGGAATCACCTTCTTCGCCAACCAGCCGGCGATGATCCCGACGATAATCCATGCCAGAATGCTCATCTCCTATCTCCCTTCTCCCAAAAGAAGCGGATATGAAACCACCGTGGTGACGATTTCCGCACGCACGATCCCAACCTGTCTCGCGACCTGTGGCGACGGTGCCCGCGCCGGCTCCATGCGTTCATGGCCCGGACATCCTGGTCGGTGAGGGTCGGCCAGAACCCTCGGATATTGGGTGGCTCCGTGGATTCGTGC belongs to bacterium and includes:
- a CDS encoding GlsB/YeaQ/YmgE family stress response membrane protein; the protein is MSILAWIIVGIIAGWLAKKVIPGEGPGGVLGDLVIGVIGALVGGWIFNYFGHPGATGVNIGSIVVAFVGAVVVLWLMRLVFGRRNAAA